The proteins below come from a single Afipia felis ATCC 53690 genomic window:
- a CDS encoding GntR family transcriptional regulator produces MKSKKKASKRRTASRANHATLTDRAYSELEEIIVTLQIPPGTVLSERTLMQRLKIGRTPTREALQRLAHDGLVVIIPRRGIMVSEINLQKQFRLLEVRREIERLMARLAAERANDEERKEFAELAKNMLKAAKSADDMEFMRLDQRFNSLIADAAHNEFARRSIGLMNATSRRFWYQHYQQVADLPLAATLHAEVAKAISERNSKAAADASDRLIDYIEDFARKTLDA; encoded by the coding sequence TTGAAATCAAAAAAAAAGGCTTCAAAGCGCCGTACCGCCTCGAGAGCCAATCACGCCACTCTGACAGATCGCGCCTATAGCGAACTCGAGGAAATTATCGTCACCCTGCAAATTCCGCCTGGCACCGTTTTGTCGGAGCGCACGTTGATGCAGCGGCTGAAGATCGGGCGCACCCCTACCCGCGAAGCTTTGCAGCGCCTCGCCCATGATGGCCTCGTGGTCATCATCCCGAGGCGCGGCATCATGGTCTCCGAAATCAATCTACAGAAACAGTTCCGCCTGCTTGAAGTCCGGCGCGAAATCGAACGGTTGATGGCTCGCCTTGCCGCTGAGCGCGCGAACGACGAGGAGCGGAAGGAATTCGCCGAACTCGCCAAGAACATGCTCAAGGCAGCAAAAAGTGCCGACGATATGGAGTTCATGCGGCTGGATCAGCGTTTCAACAGCCTCATCGCCGACGCCGCGCATAACGAGTTCGCACGCCGTTCGATCGGGTTGATGAACGCGACCTCTCGCCGTTTTTGGTATCAGCACTACCAGCAGGTCGCCGACCTGCCGCTGGCGGCAACGTTGCATGCCGAGGTTGCGAAGGCGATCTCCGAACGCAATTCGAAAGCAGCCGCCGATGCCTCCGACCGCTTGATCGACTATATCGAGGATTTCGCGCGCAAGACGCTCGATGCCTGA
- a CDS encoding Zn-dependent alcohol dehydrogenase, producing the protein MPLTYRAAVLHAAKTPMTIETVTVAPLKPSDVVVKIRAAGLCHTDLEVIEGGLRFPMPIVLGHEAAGVVEEVGPEARGVRKGDHVVLSWNPHCGHCFYCDRDAPILCETYLGEGPKARGFDGDSRAMLGDGRSLQHLMYLGAFGEYCIVPDQQAIVVPKEIPFDRACLIGCGVMTGAGAALNLNAIAYGDTVMVIGCGAVGLAAVQGARLAGAGAVVAVDLDPAKLTLARKLGATHVINAKEQDVAVAGRDLTNGRGVDVVIESAGSPAAFRVTTEAVRPGGQVIWLGKVDVQQDVSFRWGSLMQEKRIRRVSYGNARPQRDFPLLAQAYLDGKFDLDALISRRIKLEDINAGFDALKRGETIRSVVMFD; encoded by the coding sequence ATGCCACTTACCTATCGCGCGGCGGTTTTGCACGCCGCGAAGACGCCGATGACTATCGAAACCGTGACGGTGGCGCCGCTGAAGCCGTCCGATGTCGTCGTTAAGATACGCGCTGCCGGGCTTTGTCATACCGACCTCGAGGTGATCGAGGGCGGTCTGCGCTTTCCGATGCCGATCGTGCTCGGGCATGAGGCGGCGGGTGTGGTGGAAGAGGTCGGTCCCGAAGCACGCGGCGTTCGCAAGGGCGACCATGTCGTGCTGTCGTGGAATCCGCACTGCGGCCATTGCTTTTACTGCGACCGCGACGCGCCGATTCTGTGCGAGACTTATCTCGGCGAGGGGCCGAAAGCGCGAGGCTTCGACGGCGACAGCCGGGCGATGCTGGGCGACGGCCGCAGCCTGCAGCACCTGATGTATCTCGGCGCATTCGGCGAATACTGCATCGTGCCTGACCAGCAGGCGATTGTGGTGCCGAAGGAGATTCCGTTTGATCGCGCCTGCCTGATCGGCTGCGGTGTGATGACCGGCGCGGGTGCGGCACTCAATCTCAATGCCATCGCCTATGGCGACACTGTGATGGTGATCGGTTGCGGTGCGGTCGGCCTTGCGGCCGTGCAGGGCGCGCGGCTCGCGGGCGCGGGTGCCGTGGTGGCGGTCGATCTCGACCCCGCCAAGCTGACGCTGGCGCGGAAGCTCGGTGCAACGCACGTCATCAATGCGAAGGAGCAGGACGTCGCCGTTGCAGGCCGAGACCTGACCAACGGCCGCGGCGTCGATGTGGTGATCGAGTCGGCGGGAAGCCCCGCCGCTTTCCGTGTCACCACCGAGGCCGTACGCCCCGGCGGCCAGGTGATCTGGCTCGGCAAGGTCGACGTGCAGCAGGATGTTTCGTTCCGCTGGGGCTCGCTGATGCAGGAAAAACGCATCCGGCGTGTCAGCTATGGCAACGCCCGTCCGCAGCGCGATTTTCCGCTGCTGGCTCAGGCCTACCTTGACGGCAAGTTCGACCTCGATGCGCTGATTTCGCGGCGGATCAAGCTCGAAGACATCAATGCCGGTTTTGACGCTCTCAAGCGCGGCGAAACCATCCGCAGCGTGGTGATGTTCGACTGA
- a CDS encoding DUF6166 domain-containing protein — MKHYVGDRTIDGVQVQVDGAPLPQRTDVAQYSENGFEWSYEGESPLQLAFALLMDHLNDGEAAKASAKPFMRAVVANFDNEWEMTSSDIDLALTALENGGKAA, encoded by the coding sequence ATGAAACACTATGTCGGCGACAGAACGATTGACGGGGTTCAGGTCCAGGTCGACGGTGCACCATTGCCGCAGCGGACCGACGTCGCGCAATACAGCGAGAACGGCTTCGAGTGGAGCTATGAGGGCGAGTCGCCGCTCCAACTCGCATTTGCGTTGCTCATGGATCACCTCAATGATGGGGAGGCGGCCAAGGCCTCCGCAAAGCCGTTTATGCGTGCCGTGGTCGCCAATTTCGACAACGAATGGGAAATGACGTCGTCGGATATCGACCTGGCGCTGACTGCGCTGGAGAACGGCGGCAAGGCCGCCTGA
- a CDS encoding response regulator, which yields MSSKTRVLIVDDEAAILRFLKPALEANSYEIYATTTVADAIKQIAAATPDIVLLDLGLPDGDGKDVIGKVREWSDVPIIVLSAREREAEKIEALDKGADDYVNKPFNVGELLARMRTATRHRMQRQAEIPVLRIGAVEIDSVRHRVTRGGVDIKLTPREFELLSFLSRHAGRIVTHRQILAAVWGAAHVEDTQYLRVYIGQLRQKIEENPDDPKLILTEPGIGYRISETAP from the coding sequence ATGAGCAGCAAGACCCGCGTCCTGATCGTCGATGACGAAGCTGCCATCCTGCGGTTTCTGAAACCTGCCCTTGAAGCCAATTCCTACGAGATTTACGCGACCACGACGGTCGCCGACGCCATCAAGCAAATTGCCGCTGCGACACCCGATATCGTTCTGCTCGACCTTGGACTGCCGGACGGTGACGGCAAGGATGTCATCGGAAAAGTGCGTGAGTGGTCGGACGTTCCGATCATTGTGCTCTCCGCGCGGGAGCGCGAGGCTGAGAAAATCGAGGCATTGGACAAGGGTGCCGACGACTACGTGAACAAGCCCTTCAATGTCGGCGAATTGCTCGCCCGCATGCGCACTGCAACGCGTCACCGAATGCAACGCCAGGCCGAAATTCCGGTTCTGCGTATTGGTGCGGTCGAGATCGATTCAGTCCGTCATCGCGTGACGCGAGGCGGCGTGGACATCAAGCTGACGCCGAGAGAATTCGAGCTCCTGTCTTTCCTGTCTCGGCACGCCGGCAGGATCGTGACCCACAGACAAATCCTCGCCGCAGTGTGGGGAGCTGCCCATGTCGAGGATACACAATACCTTCGCGTCTACATCGGTCAGCTTCGGCAGAAGATCGAGGAGAACCCTGACGATCCGAAATTGATCCTGACCGAGCCCGGAATAGGCTACCGCATCTCAGAAACGGCCCCCTGA
- a CDS encoding sensor histidine kinase: MAIEPAQRASPDALLARARKEDRGHLKIFLGAAPGVGKTYAMLAAARAESSGGRDVVAGLIETHGRRETETLAEGLETLPRKSIIYRNQVLHEFDLDAALERRPGLLLVDEYAHSNVPGSRHPKRWQDVDELLKAGIDVWSTLNIQHLESLNDVVQKITNVRVRETVPDIVFDKADEVMLVDFPPDELLKRLAEGKVYVQDTAARAVESFFKPQNLTALRELALRRAAERVDADLVERMQAEAIEGPWAAGERILACIGPDPISPAVVRTAKRLADLMDAPWIAVTVERPGVNPDETARKRLDDAMALARSLGADTDTLTGADIPAELLRFARFENVTQIVVGRSRNGFINELLRRSLPHELVRRTQDIAIHLVTRDRDSSRPRWRLPPLNANATAFLSATALIVGATGIGTILTDLTPIPNLSLIYLLAVLLTAVRFGIWPAVYASLLSFAAYNFFFIAPLYTFTIAEPYELLALAIFLLVAIITSAVAGRARYQAGVSASRMRAMRRLYEFTRRLSRLATPDAVAEGAASEMHISLARSIVVLMDNDTDLDLIAAWPPEDSLDAAAMMAARWAYQHNEPAGANTGTLPTIPWYFIPLRFGDRMLGVVGVAREKDQRDLDSESLALLDTLAEQAAAALDRAMLSREMVSAKTATEAERVRNTMLASISHDFRTPLSSILGSASSLLDYGEKLDPAARSDLLQHIKVEAEGLDELVRNLLAVTRIEAGALELRHDWVDLREIVQRIVSAARRRGAGQHFETKLPQDLPLIRADAALIEQAVGTIVANAVTHTPRETVIRIEGAVNENEVELAVVDDGPGIPPDALPRIFEKFVSLGGTSNADGGQGTGLGLAIAKGIAEAHGGSVEAQSPIAHGHGTRFVLHLPRGRAES; the protein is encoded by the coding sequence ATGGCCATCGAACCGGCCCAACGCGCATCGCCAGATGCATTGCTTGCCAGAGCCCGGAAAGAAGACCGGGGTCATCTGAAAATTTTTCTCGGCGCAGCGCCTGGCGTCGGCAAGACTTATGCAATGCTCGCGGCTGCTCGCGCGGAAAGCTCGGGTGGCCGTGACGTCGTTGCCGGACTGATCGAGACTCACGGTCGCCGCGAGACGGAAACTCTGGCCGAGGGGCTGGAGACGCTACCGCGCAAATCCATCATCTATCGCAATCAGGTCTTGCACGAATTCGATCTCGATGCGGCGCTGGAGCGGCGGCCGGGCCTGCTGCTTGTCGATGAATATGCCCATAGCAATGTGCCGGGAAGCCGCCATCCGAAGCGCTGGCAGGATGTCGACGAGCTTCTGAAGGCAGGCATCGATGTCTGGAGCACGCTCAACATCCAGCATCTCGAGAGCCTGAACGATGTCGTGCAGAAGATCACCAACGTGCGCGTACGTGAAACCGTGCCGGACATCGTGTTCGACAAGGCAGACGAAGTCATGCTGGTGGATTTTCCGCCCGATGAACTGCTGAAGCGCCTCGCCGAGGGAAAAGTCTATGTGCAGGACACGGCCGCGCGTGCGGTCGAGAGTTTCTTCAAGCCGCAAAATCTGACGGCCTTGCGCGAGCTGGCCCTGCGCCGGGCGGCTGAGCGTGTCGATGCCGATCTCGTCGAGCGGATGCAGGCCGAAGCCATCGAAGGGCCGTGGGCCGCAGGCGAACGCATTCTGGCCTGCATCGGCCCAGATCCGATTTCTCCCGCAGTAGTGCGCACGGCCAAGCGGCTCGCCGATCTGATGGATGCGCCGTGGATAGCCGTGACGGTCGAACGGCCGGGCGTTAATCCGGACGAGACGGCGCGCAAACGGCTCGACGATGCCATGGCCTTGGCGCGCTCGCTCGGCGCGGACACCGACACCCTGACGGGGGCCGACATTCCCGCAGAATTGTTGCGCTTCGCGCGGTTTGAGAACGTCACGCAGATCGTGGTCGGGCGTTCGCGCAATGGCTTTATCAATGAATTGCTGCGGCGCTCACTGCCACATGAGCTAGTGCGACGGACACAGGACATCGCCATTCATCTCGTGACGCGGGATCGCGATTCCAGCCGACCGCGATGGCGCCTACCACCACTCAATGCGAATGCGACGGCTTTTCTCTCGGCGACGGCCCTGATTGTAGGCGCGACGGGCATCGGCACAATCCTGACCGATCTGACGCCGATCCCGAACCTCTCGCTCATCTACTTGCTGGCGGTTCTGCTGACTGCGGTGAGGTTCGGCATCTGGCCGGCTGTCTACGCCTCGCTGCTTTCGTTCGCAGCCTATAATTTCTTTTTCATCGCGCCACTCTACACGTTTACGATTGCCGAGCCCTACGAGTTGCTGGCGCTCGCGATCTTTCTGCTGGTTGCGATCATCACCTCAGCCGTGGCCGGCCGTGCCCGGTATCAGGCAGGCGTGTCGGCCAGCCGCATGCGCGCGATGCGCCGTCTCTACGAGTTCACCCGGCGGCTGTCGCGTCTCGCGACGCCCGACGCGGTCGCCGAGGGCGCGGCCAGTGAGATGCACATCAGCCTGGCGAGATCGATCGTCGTCCTTATGGACAATGATACGGACCTCGACCTCATAGCGGCATGGCCGCCGGAAGACAGTCTCGATGCCGCCGCGATGATGGCTGCGCGATGGGCCTATCAGCACAACGAACCGGCCGGCGCGAACACCGGCACGCTGCCGACCATTCCCTGGTATTTCATTCCGCTGCGTTTCGGCGACAGGATGCTCGGCGTTGTCGGCGTGGCGCGCGAAAAGGATCAGCGCGATCTGGATTCGGAATCGCTTGCTCTTCTCGATACGCTGGCCGAACAAGCGGCGGCGGCACTGGATCGTGCCATGCTGTCGCGTGAAATGGTCAGCGCGAAAACCGCGACGGAAGCAGAAAGAGTCCGCAACACCATGCTTGCATCGATTTCGCATGACTTCCGCACGCCGCTGTCGTCGATCCTAGGCTCTGCGAGCAGCCTGCTCGATTATGGCGAGAAACTTGATCCTGCGGCAAGGAGCGACCTGCTCCAGCACATCAAGGTCGAAGCCGAAGGGCTGGACGAACTGGTGCGCAATCTGCTGGCGGTAACGCGGATCGAGGCAGGCGCACTGGAGTTGCGTCATGACTGGGTCGATCTGCGGGAAATCGTGCAGCGTATCGTCAGCGCCGCACGGCGGCGCGGCGCCGGGCAGCACTTTGAAACAAAGCTTCCTCAGGACTTGCCATTGATCCGCGCCGACGCCGCTCTGATCGAACAGGCTGTCGGCACCATTGTCGCAAACGCCGTCACGCACACGCCGCGCGAGACCGTCATCCGCATCGAGGGCGCAGTGAACGAAAACGAGGTCGAACTGGCTGTCGTGGATGATGGGCCAGGCATCCCGCCGGACGCGCTGCCGCGCATCTTCGAGAAATTTGTTTCGCTTGGCGGCACGTCCAACGCAGATGGCGGTCAGGGAACGGGTCTCGGACTTGCGATTGCAAAGGGCATCGCGGAGGCGCATGGCGGATCCGTCGAAGCGCAGAGTCCGATAGCTCACGGACATGGAACGCGCTTCGTCCTGCATCTTCCGCGCGGGAGGGCAGAGTCATGA
- the kdpB gene encoding potassium-transporting ATPase subunit KdpB: METSKVRKRSAANTLFDPKIVVPAIGQAFLKLDPRTLARNPVMFVLEMVTVLTTVLLVRDIAVGGANILFETQIVIWLWFTVLFANFAEAVAEGRGRAQADTLRRTRTQTRAKRLLTADNPELFEGIMAEELEAGDVVVCGPGDIIPGDGEIIEGIASVNEAAVTGESAPVIRESGGDRSAVTGGTTVLSDRIVVRITSSPGTSFLDRMIKLVEGAERQKTPNEIALTILLVGLTIIFVFATATIPSYAAYAGGAVSIVVLVALFVTLIPTTIGALLSAIGIAGMDRLVRFNVLAMSGRAVEAAGDVDTLLLDKTGTVTFGNRLATEIIPVPGVSEREAAEAALLASIADETAEGRSIVTLVQEKYGVKRDDAPPSAKFIEFSANTRLSGIDIGERMLRKGAIDSILKFASQASGQNLAEPPAFRAAVDKIARAGGTPLGLVDSGRLLAVIHLKDVVKADVKERFAELRRMGIKTVMITGDNPITAAAIASEAGVDDFIAEATPEDKLRYIRDEQAHGRLIAMCGDGTNDAPALAQADVGVAMQSGTQAAREAGNMVDLDSNPTKLIEIVEIGKQLLMTRGALTTFSIANDVAKYFAIIPAIFLAFYPQLGVLNIMHLATPQSAILSAIIFNALIIIALIPLALKGVAYRPIGAGPLLRRNLFIYGLGGLVLPFVGIKVIDIVVTALQLA; the protein is encoded by the coding sequence ATGGAAACCTCAAAAGTCCGTAAGCGTTCGGCAGCGAATACGCTCTTCGATCCCAAGATCGTCGTGCCCGCCATCGGTCAGGCCTTTCTCAAGCTCGATCCCCGTACGCTCGCCAGGAATCCGGTGATGTTCGTGCTCGAGATGGTGACGGTGCTGACCACGGTTCTGCTCGTGCGCGACATCGCCGTGGGCGGCGCGAACATTCTGTTCGAAACACAGATCGTCATCTGGCTGTGGTTCACCGTGCTGTTTGCCAACTTCGCCGAAGCCGTGGCCGAAGGCAGAGGCCGCGCGCAGGCCGATACGCTTCGCAGGACACGGACACAGACGCGTGCCAAGCGCTTGCTCACCGCCGACAATCCCGAACTGTTCGAGGGGATCATGGCGGAGGAGCTCGAAGCCGGCGATGTCGTCGTCTGCGGACCGGGTGACATCATTCCTGGTGACGGCGAAATCATCGAGGGCATCGCTTCGGTCAATGAGGCGGCGGTCACGGGCGAATCCGCGCCTGTGATCCGCGAATCCGGCGGCGACCGCTCGGCGGTGACCGGCGGCACGACGGTGCTCTCCGACCGGATCGTGGTACGGATCACGTCTTCGCCCGGCACATCCTTCCTCGACCGCATGATCAAGCTGGTGGAAGGCGCGGAACGCCAGAAGACACCGAATGAGATCGCGCTCACGATTCTGCTGGTCGGCCTCACCATCATTTTCGTATTCGCCACCGCCACGATCCCGAGCTACGCGGCCTATGCGGGCGGTGCGGTCTCCATCGTGGTGCTGGTCGCCCTCTTCGTGACGCTCATTCCGACGACGATCGGTGCGCTTCTGTCCGCCATCGGCATCGCCGGCATGGATCGTCTGGTTCGGTTCAACGTGCTTGCGATGTCGGGCCGCGCGGTTGAGGCGGCTGGCGACGTCGATACGCTGCTGCTCGACAAGACCGGCACGGTGACGTTCGGCAATCGCCTGGCGACCGAAATCATCCCTGTCCCCGGCGTCAGCGAACGCGAAGCGGCAGAAGCAGCACTCCTCGCCAGCATCGCGGATGAAACAGCTGAAGGCCGCTCCATCGTGACCTTGGTGCAGGAGAAATACGGCGTGAAGCGCGACGACGCGCCACCAAGCGCCAAGTTCATCGAATTTTCCGCAAACACGCGCTTATCCGGCATCGACATCGGCGAGCGGATGCTGCGCAAAGGCGCTATCGACTCCATTCTGAAATTCGCAAGCCAAGCCAGCGGACAGAATCTCGCGGAGCCACCGGCTTTCCGTGCGGCCGTCGACAAGATTGCGCGGGCCGGCGGCACCCCTCTTGGCCTCGTGGACAGCGGCCGGTTGCTGGCGGTCATTCATCTCAAGGACGTGGTGAAGGCGGACGTGAAGGAGCGATTTGCCGAATTGCGACGAATGGGCATCAAGACGGTGATGATTACCGGCGACAATCCCATCACCGCCGCGGCGATCGCATCGGAAGCAGGCGTCGACGATTTCATCGCCGAGGCCACGCCGGAGGACAAGTTGCGCTACATCCGCGACGAGCAGGCGCATGGCCGGTTGATCGCCATGTGCGGCGACGGCACCAATGACGCACCCGCGCTGGCTCAAGCCGATGTCGGTGTAGCCATGCAGAGCGGCACGCAGGCCGCGCGCGAAGCCGGCAACATGGTCGATCTCGATTCCAATCCGACCAAGCTCATCGAGATCGTCGAAATCGGCAAGCAGCTTCTGATGACGCGTGGCGCGCTGACGACGTTCTCGATTGCAAACGACGTAGCAAAGTACTTCGCCATCATCCCGGCGATCTTCCTCGCGTTTTATCCGCAGCTCGGCGTGCTCAACATCATGCACCTTGCGACGCCGCAAAGCGCGATCCTGTCCGCGATCATCTTCAATGCGCTGATCATCATCGCTCTCATCCCGCTCGCGCTGAAGGGCGTCGCCTATCGCCCTATCGGTGCGGGCCCGCTGCTTCGCCGCAACCTGTTCATTTACGGCCTCGGCGGGTTGGTCCTGCCGTTCGTCGGTATCAAGGTGATCGACATTGTCGTCACCGCGCTGCAACTCGCTTGA
- a CDS encoding ABC transporter ATP-binding protein has product MLNLSNVKVDIQGSRILNGVTLEVGAGELVCLVGRNGAGKTTTFRSIMGYRRIRSGEITFDGLDLTKLPTWKIAQSGIGFSPEESEVYADLTVAENIELSTWTRPTGRDAKTRIEEAYNVFPKLRQYLARGGAELSGGERKMVSIARALTLDPKLLLLDEPFEGLSPAIIPLIAEGVASIRAMGKGVLMAESNVHHIPEYVDRLYVLERGELMFTGTLAEAHRDRDVMRVIAGEVEVAS; this is encoded by the coding sequence ATGCTCAACCTCTCCAATGTGAAGGTCGATATCCAGGGCAGCCGCATTCTCAACGGTGTGACGCTTGAAGTTGGCGCGGGCGAACTCGTCTGCCTCGTCGGCCGAAATGGTGCGGGTAAGACCACGACCTTCCGCAGCATCATGGGCTATCGCCGTATTCGCTCCGGCGAAATCACCTTCGACGGCCTTGACCTGACCAAACTGCCGACCTGGAAGATCGCGCAGAGCGGCATCGGCTTTTCGCCGGAGGAGTCAGAGGTCTACGCGGATCTCACGGTCGCGGAAAACATCGAGCTGTCGACCTGGACGCGTCCGACCGGGCGCGATGCCAAGACCCGCATCGAAGAAGCCTACAATGTGTTTCCGAAATTGCGGCAGTATCTCGCCCGCGGCGGAGCGGAATTGTCCGGCGGCGAGCGCAAGATGGTATCGATCGCGCGTGCGCTGACGCTGGATCCGAAGCTTCTGCTGCTCGACGAGCCGTTCGAAGGGCTGTCGCCCGCGATCATTCCGTTGATCGCCGAAGGCGTTGCGTCGATCCGTGCCATGGGCAAGGGAGTCTTGATGGCGGAATCCAACGTCCATCACATCCCCGAGTATGTTGACAGGCTTTATGTGCTGGAGCGCGGCGAACTGATGTTCACCGGCACGCTGGCGGAAGCGCATCGCGATCGCGACGTGATGCGCGTGATCGCCGGCGAAGTTGAAGTGGCGTCCTGA
- a CDS encoding K(+)-transporting ATPase subunit C produces MLKEIRPALVVLLMLTAITGLAYPLAITGLAQAIFPAQANGSLIERNGKVIGSELIGQQFESDRYFHGRLSATTAPDPQDASKSVPLPYNAANSGGSNLGPTSKDLAGRLKDDVAKLKAENPSGSLPVDLVTTSASGLDPHISPEAAFFQVSRVAKARHLPETTIRALVTGQIEGRMWGFLGEPRVNVLKLNLALDKLQS; encoded by the coding sequence ATGCTGAAGGAAATCCGCCCTGCCCTCGTTGTCCTGCTCATGCTGACGGCCATCACGGGACTGGCCTATCCGCTTGCCATTACCGGCCTTGCGCAAGCAATTTTCCCTGCTCAGGCAAACGGAAGCTTGATCGAACGCAACGGGAAAGTAATCGGCTCGGAACTGATCGGCCAACAATTCGAGAGCGACAGATATTTCCACGGCCGCCTGTCCGCCACGACCGCGCCCGATCCGCAGGATGCAAGCAAGAGCGTGCCGTTGCCTTACAACGCAGCGAACTCCGGCGGATCGAATCTCGGCCCGACCAGCAAGGACCTCGCCGGCCGGCTTAAGGACGATGTGGCGAAGCTGAAGGCGGAAAATCCGTCCGGGAGCCTCCCGGTCGATCTGGTCACGACGTCAGCCAGCGGGCTCGATCCGCATATTTCGCCGGAGGCAGCGTTCTTTCAGGTTTCGCGCGTTGCCAAGGCACGACATCTCCCCGAGACGACAATTCGGGCACTGGTCACCGGCCAGATCGAGGGACGAATGTGGGGTTTTCTCGGCGAGCCTCGCGTCAATGTCTTGAAACTTAACCTCGCACTCGACAAGTTGCAGTCGTAG